A single Penaeus chinensis breed Huanghai No. 1 chromosome 42, ASM1920278v2, whole genome shotgun sequence DNA region contains:
- the LOC125047933 gene encoding uncharacterized protein LOC125047933, translating to MHKCESESSPFTFTLGWANETPRPVCLLSSENRRGTKGKVTLVTCMRRYPPTHEHQLLSVDGDVVTLVKKEPSSPRSGDADSKQTTMELSSEDEFCGYFSAITALTQCALALAAVKQKKKEPKRLWMRKWLQRKDKNKSESNFG from the exons ATGCACAAGTGTGAATCTGaatcctctcccttcaccttcacACTTGGCTGG GCAAATGAGACGCCGAGGCCAGTCTGTTTGCTCAGTTCAGAGAACAGGCGGGGAACTAAAGGCAAGGTCACACTAGTAACTTGTATGAGGAGATATCCCCCTACACACGAACACCAGCTATTATCGGTAGACGGGGATGTGGTCACACTTGTCAAGAAAGAACCATCGTCCCCGCGCAGCGGTGACGCCGATAGTAAACAAACCACCATGGAGCTTTCCTCCGAAGATGAGTTTTGTGGCTATTTTTCAGCTATTACGGCGCTTACACAGTGTGCATTAGCCCTTGCTgctgtaaaacaaaagaaaaaggagccAAAAAGACTGTGGATGAGAAAGTGGctacaaagaaaagataaaaat aaaagcgaaagtaatttcggatga